One window of the Micropterus dolomieu isolate WLL.071019.BEF.003 ecotype Adirondacks linkage group LG08, ASM2129224v1, whole genome shotgun sequence genome contains the following:
- the LOC123974603 gene encoding polymeric immunoglobulin receptor-like codes for MNIHRVLFFCFFSAPLAGNFGFIRTYTEGENVTRGCSVTNYRRQTFFCKNECKKQEDILIETDENRTQSGRYSIEYEEGSAFGLYVSVTQVTKSDTGQYRCGYGRALSPDSYHRIKFMVIDALCGGNTGLVSAQFNIYTGAEGGTGTINCYFTLSGSRKFFCKNECKAEDILVKTDDVRAQSGRYSIEYRNGSSGRGIVSVTITNLTKSDSGRYRCGLGGTSVPESFRDLEVRVSDVPLAGFSGFIRTNTEGEDVTLGCSDTIYGTWKFFCKGECKKQEDIIIETDGNRTQSGRYSIKYEAGSAFGLYVSITQVTKSDTGQYRCGYGRALSPDSYSRIPLIVIDAFSVPEATNQLTGYFLPLVVCLPLVFVLLAVFLLVIYKWKTRRNSGLNNTGNASSMKTESVTIEDLPPVSTSEDHTYQSLEPGIRSNYSTLHFKEHKICSE; via the exons ATGAATATCCACCGTGTTCtgttcttctgcttcttctcag CACCGCTGGCTGGAAACTTTGGTTTTATCCGAACATATACTGAAGGAGAAAACGTCACACGTGGATGCAGCGTAACAAACTACAGAAGGCAGACGTTCTTCTGTAAGAACGAATGTAAAAAACAAGAGGACATCCTCATTGAAACAGATGAGAACAGAACTCAGAGTGGCAGATACAGCATTGAATATGAAGAAGGATCTGCATTTGGACTGTATGTGAGCGTCACACAGGTGACCAAGTCAGACACAGGACAGTACAGGTGTGGTTACGGCAGAGCTCTGTCTCCAGATTCATACCACAGGATTAAATTCATGGTCATAGATG CACTGTGTGGTGGAAACACTGGGCTCGTCAGCGCACAATTCAACATTTATACAGGAGCTGAGGGAGGAACTGGTACAATTAATTGCTACTTCACTCTCTCTGGAAGCAGGAAGTTCTTCTGTAAGAACGAATGTAAAGCAGAAGATATTCTGGTTAAAACAGATGATGTCAGAGCTCAGAGTGGCAGATACAGCATTGAATACAGAAACGGATCTTCTGGAAGAGGAATTGTGTCTGTGACCATCACAAATCTGACCAAGTCTGACTCAGGACGGTACAGGTGTGGTCTGGGCGGGACTTCGGTTCCAGAATCATTCAGGGACTTAGAGGTCAGAGTTTCAGATG TGCCACTGGCTGGATTTTCTGGTTTTATCCGTACAAATACTGAAGGAGAAGATGTCACACTTGGATGCAGCGATACTATTTACGGAACATGGAAGTTCTTCTGTAAGGGCGAATGTAAAAAACAAGAGGACATTATCATTGAAACAGATGGGAACAGAACTCAGAGTGGCAGATACAGCATAAAGTATGAAGCAGGATCTGCATTTGGACTGTATGTGAGCATCACACAGGTGACCAAGTCAGACACAGGACAGTACAGGTGTGGTTACGGCAGAGCTCTGTCTCCAGATTCATACAGCAGGATTCCACTCATTGTCATAGATg CTTTTTCAGTCCCTGAAGCCACTAACCAGCTGACAG GTTACTTCTTGCCTCTGGTTGTGTGCCTGCCCTTGGTTTTTGTGCtgttggctgtttttctgcTGGTCATCTACAAATGGAAGACAAGGAGGAATAGTGGTTTGAACAACACAGGAAATGCAAGCAGCATGAAGACAGAG TCTGTCACCATTGAGGACTTACCTCCAGTCTCTACAAGTGAAGACCACACCTACCAGAGCCTCGAACCAGGGATCAGGTCCAACTACTCGACTCTACATTTTAAGGAacacaaaat